CACACGGTGCACCCGTCGGATCGCCCGTACGAGAAGGTCATCCAGGGTCACCGCCACGAGGTACTGGCGGGCTACCGTGCGCTCACCGATGCGGTGCACGCACACGACACCCCTGTGCTCGCGCAGATCGGACACAACGGCCCGCAGGGCACCGGTCTGTACACGCGGCGGCCGCTCTGGGCCCCCAGCGCCGTGCCCGATCCGATGTTCCGTGAGGTGCCGCACGCGATCGACACGACCGAGATCGGCGAACTCGTGGCCTCGTTCGCCCGGGTGGCGGAGCGCTGCCGCCGTGGCGGATTCGACGGGGTGGAGGTGCAGTGCTCACAGTCCTCGCTGATCCGCGCCTTCCTCGCGCCCTCGCACAACCTGCGCACCGACCGATACGGCGGAAGCCTGGAGAACCGCGCCCGCTTCCTCACGGAGGTGCTCGCCGCGGTGCGGGAGGCACTCGGCCCGAGTCTGGTGCTGGGCGTGCGTCTCTCGGGTGACGATCTGGTGGCGGACGGGATCGGGACGGAGGAGGCGGTCCTACTCGCCGGGATGCTCGACGGCGGGGGACGGCTCGACTATCTCAACACGACCGTCGGGACGGCGACCTCGACGCTGTATCAGGTGGAGGCGTCGATGGCCGCTCCGCGCGGCTACGGCCTGTACGTCTCGGACGCGATCCGACGGCGGGTGAGCCTGCCGGTGGTGGGCGCGGGCCGGTTGAACGATCCCGCCGTCGCGGAGCGGGCGTTGGCCGAGGGCCGATGCGACCTGGTGAGTGTGGTGCGGGGCCAGATCGCGGACCCGGAATTCGCGGCGAAGGCGACCGGTGGGCGCGAGGAGACGATCGTTCCGTGTCTGTCGTGCAACCAGGAGTGCATCGGCCGGGTGGGGATGAATCGCACGATCGCGTGCGTGGTGAATCCTGCCGCCGGCCGGGAGTCCGTCGACCTGCCGGTGCCCCGCAGGAGGGTTCGGCGCCGAGTACTCGTGGTCGGGGCCGGCGTGGCAGGCCTGCAGGCGGCGGTGGACGCCGCCGGACGAGGTCACGAGGTCACTGTCCTCGAACAGGCCGCCCAGGCCGGTGGGCAGGTGCGCCTCGCGGCCGGTGCACCGCATCGGGGTGAGCTCATCGATCTGGTGGATTCACTGGAACGACGTTGTGCGGACTCCGGTGTCGAGATCCGCTTCGGCACGCGGGCCGACCCCGACGTGGTCCGCCAGGCAGGCGTGGACGCCGTGGTGGTGGCGACCGGTGCGGAGCCCGGACGTCCGTCCTGGGCGAGCGGCCCCCACGTCGTCGACGTATGTCACGTGCTCGACGGCACGGCCCGACCCCGAGGCGAGGTTCTGGTCGTCGACGAGTCGGGGTTCCATCCGGCGACCTCCGTGGCGGAACTGCTCGCGCGACAGGGATGTGCCGTCACCGTCTGCACATCGGCCGCGGTGGTGGGTCAGGACCTGGGCCTGACCCTCGATCTCGAACGCTGGACCGCGCGGGTGCACGATCTGGGCGTGGAGACGGTCACCGAGGTGGTCCCGGTGCAGTGCCGGCCGGGTGGCCGGAACAGACCGGCCGGGTCGCGACAGGTCGTCGTCCTCGCCCACTATCCGACCGGAACCCGCCGTGAGTACGCCGTGGACTGGGTGGTCGTGGCGGCCGCGCAGCAGCCGGTGGACGCACTCTGGAAGCAGCTGCAGGGAGAGCGATTCGACGTGCATCGGATCGGAGACGCCGTCGCACCCCGACGCATCGACTCCGCGATCCGGGAAGGCGCGCGGATCGCGGCTCTGTTGTGACGGGCCGTCGCCGTGCCGAGCCGGCGAAAGCGGACGATGGCTGTCCGCGATTCCCGATACCGTGAACGCGAGAGCCGGCTCGGAAGTCGGGTCGGCCGGATCGGTTGCCAGGAAGGACGGTGAACGACGATGGGATCCAGCCCCACGGGAAGGACCCGGGACGTCGGCTGGGAGATCGGGGTGTCGAGATCCATCCCCTTCGCGCCGGACCACGTGTGGGCGCTGCTCGCCGACCGGCCACAGGTGTGGCTGGGTGACGGAGCGCGGCTTCCTCGCGAGGTCGGGGAGCAGTGGGAGTCCGGCGACGGCACGGTGGGCGAACTCCGCAGCTTCCGCCCCGGCGACCGGATTCGGCTCACCTGGAAGCCCGTGCACTGGTCGCACGATTCCACGGTCCAGGTCGCACTGACGCCGTCGGCCCGGGGGACCACGGTGCGCTTCCATCAGGAGCGGTTGGCGAGTTCCGCCGAACGGGTTGCCCAGCGCGATCATTGGACTGCCGTCGTGGACCGGGTGGTCGCGGCGCTCGAACCCGGGGACCGATCCTGAGCTCGGCGGGGGAGGGCCCGGCCCGCGCCGCGGACGCGCCCCGTGCATCCGTTCTCGCCGACAGCACGTGGCCGGATGTCGAGCCCGGCGCGACGACGGTGATCGTTCCCGTCGGCTCGCTCGAGCAGCACGGTCCTCATCTGCCTCTCGACACCGACACGGTCGTCGCCACGGCCGTCGCGCGCGAGTTGCCGGGCATGCTGGCGCCGCCGGTGGCGTACGGAGCGAGTGGGGAGCACGAGGCCTTTCCCGGCACCGTCTCCTGGGGCACGGAGGCACTCACCGTGGTGTTGGTGGAGTACGGGCGGTCGGTGTGCCGGTGGGCCCGCCGGGTGCTGTGGGTCAACGGCCACGGGGGCAACGGCCCTGCGCTGGTGGCGGCGACGACGCTGTTGCGCCACGAGGGCCGGGACGTGGCGTGGTTTCCGTGTGCGATTCCGGGCGCGGACGCCCATGCGGGGCGCACGGAAACCTCACTGTTGCTGCATCTCTCGCCGGAACGTGTGCGTCTGGCCCGGGCCGAGCCGGGCAACTGCACACCGATGACCGAACTTCTGCCGGTGCTGCGGGAGCGGGGAGTGGCGCCGGTCGCGCCCAACGGAGTGTTGGGCGATCCGACGGGGGCGTCGGCGGACGAGGGGCGCCGGTTGCTGGCGGCGGTGGTCGGCCGGGCGGCCGCGGCGGTGGAGGCATGGGATCCGGGGCCGGACGGCCGGCTCCGCTATTGAACTCGAGGCCGGATTCACATATACATGGCGGGTGAGCGCCGCGCCGGGTTCCCGAGCGCGGTGAGAACGAGCGCGGTGAGAACCGGTGACGACGAAGGAGTCCGCAGTGCAGGCATGGCGTGTCGATCGGTTGGGTGAACCGCGTTCCGTCCTCGAACTGGTCGACGTCGAGGAACCGGTCGCCGGGCCCGGTCAGATCGTCGTCGACGTGCTCGCAGCGCCGGCCAACTTCCCCGATGTACTTCTCTGTCGAGGCGAGTACCAGGTCAAGCCTCCGCTGCCCTTCACGCCGGGGGTGGAACTGTGCGGTCGTGTCGTGGCCCTCGGGGAAGGAGTGGACACGGTCGGTATCGGCGAACGGGTGATCGGTAGCCCGAATCTCCCGCTGGGCGCCTTCGCCGAGCGCACGGTCATGCAGGCGTCGAACGCGTTCCCCGCACCTGCGGCGCTCGCGGACGCGGAGGCGTCCGCGCTGTTCATCGGATACCAGACAGGGTGGTTCGCCCTGCATCGCCGCACCACGTTGCGGGCCGGCGAAACCCTCCTCGTCCACGCCGCGGCAGGAGGGGTCGGGAGTGCGGCCGTGCAGCTCGGAAAGGCTGCGGGAGCCACGGTGATCGGGGTGGTCGGCGGCGCGCAGAAGGCCGAGTACTGCCGCAACCTCGGGGCCGACCTCGTGATCGATCGGCACGTCGACGACTTCGTGCCGATCGTCAAGGAGTTCACCGGAGGGCGCGGTGTGGACGTGGTGTACGACCCGGTGGGCGGCGAGGCCTACGAGAAGTCCACCAAGTGCATCGCGTTCGAGGGACGCATCCTGGTGATCGGATTCGCAGGTGGCACCATCCCGCGCCCCGGCCTCAATCATGCTCTGATCAAGAACTATTCGATCATCGGTCTGCACTGGGGTCTGTACCAACATCACGATGCCGCGGCCATTCGCCTGTGCCACGACGAACTCACCGCCCTCGCGGAGTCGGGAGCGATCGCGCCGCTGATCGGCGAGCGGCTCCCGTTCGCTCAGGTGCCCGAGGGGCTGGGCCGGCTCGGCGACGGGTCGACCGTCGGTCGGGTCGTCTTCGAGCCCTGATTCCGGCACCGGTGCCACCCCGGATCCCGACACGGTAGGGTCCCCGGGGACAGGCGCGGGTCCCGGCCGGTGGGCAGGGAGCGGCGCGGGCGCAGTGGCCCGACGGTGATCGGGGCCCGGACGGGAGGCTCACGCGATGCGACAGGGTGAACCGGACGCCACGGCCCGAGTGGGCGCCACGGGCGCCACTGCCGGAGTGTCCGGCGGAGGAATGTGCGGAGAGCCGATGATTTTCTTCGGGGATGCTATCCCTGCGCCCGTCAATCGGAATACCATCGGCTGATGCACCAAGCTCGGCTCCCCGACGGATTCGGGATCAGGATCGATCCCAAGGTGCGTACCTATTCAGGCGGTCGCGTCCTCATCGGCGGCTCTCCCACTCGCATGCTGAAGCTCGCGCCCACGGCGGCCGCGATGATCGGCGACGGATATCTCGAGGTCGTCGACCCGCAGAGCGCCGTCGTCGCACGCCGGCTCCTCGACTCCGGAGTCGCGAATCCGCGCCCGATGTGTACGCCGTCGCCGCGCGATGTCACCGTCGTGGTGCCGGTGCACGACAACCCGGCCGGTCTGCGGCGTCTGCTCGCCGCCGTCCGTGCGTGCGACGTCGTCGTGGTCGACGACGGGTCGCACGAGCCGGTGGCCTTGCCGGAGGATCTCCCGGGTCCCGGGCGGGTCACCGTCCTGCGGCACGAGACCGCGCGTGGCCCCGCCGCCGCACGCAATACCGGACTGGCCACCGTGACAACGCCGTTCGTGGCCTTCCTGGACTCGGACGTGCTTCCGCGAACGGGGTGGATCGAGGTCATGCTCGGTCACTTCAGCGATCCGGCCGTCGCGCTGGTCGCGCCCCGTATCGTGGCGCTCGAGCCGGACGTCGGGACGCTCGCCCGCTACGAGCACGCTCGCTCCTCGCTCGATCTCGGCCGCAAGGAGTCCGCCGTGTCTCCCGGCGGCCCCGTCTCCTACGTCCCGAGCGCCGCGATGATCGCCCGCCGCGAGGTGCTGCAGGACAACGGCGGCTTCGACGAATCGATGCAGGTGGCCGAGGACGTCGATCTGTGCTGGCGGCTGCGCGACGGTGGATGGCGGCTGCGCTACGAGCCCGTCGCCCAGGTGGCTCACGACCACCGGGTGACCTTCGCCGAGTGGTTCACCCGCAAGCTCTTCTACGGGACGGGCGCCGCGCCGCTCGCCGCGAGGCACTCCGGCATGGTGCCACCGGTGTCGATGTCTCCGTGGACGCTCTTCGCCTGGCTGGCGGCCGCGACGTGCACGAAGCTCGGCCTACTGGCAGCGATGGCGACATTCGTGGTCACGGTGCTACGGATGCGCACCATGTTCACCGGTCTCGATCAGCCGACGCGCATCGCTGCCGTCCTCGCCGCCCGGGGGTTCGTGGGGGGCGCGTGGCAATTGGCATCCGCCCTGTGTCGCCACTACTGGCCGGTGACCTTGCTGGCGGTGCTGCTCTCGCGCAGAATCCGCCGCATCGCGGTCGCGATCGCCGTCGCCGAGGGGGTCGCGGACTGGGCGACGCACCGTGAGCCGGGCGGGCTGGGCCCGGTCCGTCACACCATCTTCAAGCGACTCGACGACGTCGCGTACGGCACGGGACTCTGGCGGGGTGCGGTCGATGCCCGGGACTTCGAGGCGCTCAAGCCTCGACTGAAGTCCTAGCGGTACGGTCATCGCCGCCCATGCGGCCGGGGCCGCTGTCGAATTCGCCGATGTCGTCGTCGTGGGCGCCGGATCGGCCGGGTGTGTCGTGGCTGCCCGGCTGAGTGAGGACCCCTCCCGTACCGTGCTCGTGCTCGAGGCCGGACCGGCGGCGTTCGACGACACCCGGGTCCTCGACCCGACTCGGATGCCGGTCGGCCCCGGCAGTGATCTGGCGATCGACTATCCCGTCGAACTCATGTCCGACACCCGTGGCTCGGTGTCGCGCGGGCGGGTGGTGGGCGGCTCGGGCGCCGTGAACGGCGCCTATTTCGTCCGCGCACCGGATGCCGACTTCGCGAGGTGGCCCGCATCGTGGTCGGCGGACGAGGTACTTCCGTGGTTCCGGTTTCTCGAGCACGACCGGGACTTCACCGGCCCCCGGCACGGGGCCGACGGGCCGGTGCCGGTCGAGCGGCGGGATGCCGAACGATTCGACGGGGTCGGCGCGGCATTCGCGGACGTGGCCCTCGCCGCCGGATTCGGGTGGATTGCCGATCTCAACGACGGTGGCGACGCGGGAGTGGGTCCCGTTCCTCTCAACGTGGCATCCGGACGCCGGGCGTCGACGGCGCACACACACCTGCGGCCCGCGTTGGGGAGAACCGGGCTGACGCTGCGACCCCGTGCGTTGGTCCATCGGATCGCGTTCGAGGGCAACAAGGTTCGTGGAGTCGTATGGTCCGAAGGCGCGGGGGAGAGGCTGGTGCTGACGAACCGGGTCGTTCTCGCGGCGGGGGCCGTCGAGACGCCGGCGCTGTTGCAGCGGTCGGGTGTCGGTCCGGTGAATGTCCTGGTGCGGCAGGGGATCCCGGTGGTGGCAGACTCTCCGAACGTGGGACGTGACTTCACTGATCATCCGGAGATGTTGGTGCCGTTCATGTTTCCCGACGGGAGGGATGCGACCGATGTGTCGGCACCGGTCGTCGAGGTCGTATTGAACGTGGGCGACTGTGAAATCAGGCCGTACACGGCACCGTTCGGCGACCTGGTTCCCGGCTCGGGTGTCTCGGAGTGGCAGCTCGGGGTGGGGCTGATGAGGGCGGACAGTGTCGGTGCCGTCGAGATCGTGTCGGCGGACCCGTCCGCCCGGCCTTCGGTGCGCTACGGCTACCTCCGTTCGGGCCGGGACCGGGACGCTCTCGGCGAAGGAATGACGGTGGCTCGGGAGATTCTCTCCACCAAGCAATTCGGTGGTGGCCGACCCGGCGGCGGACACGTCGCGTCGCCGGCTGCGCGGTTGTCGACGGCCGCGCACCTGTGCGGGAGTTGCCGGATGGGGACGGACGCGGATTCGGTGGTCGACGAGCGGGGCCGCGTGCGCGGGGTGGACGGGGTGTT
This genomic interval from Rhodococcus triatomae contains the following:
- a CDS encoding mycofactocin system FadH/OYE family oxidoreductase 2: MTSFPLLSSPVRVGPLTLRNRVVFSAHLTNAAVDGMPSRQHEAYYAARAAGGAGLIVTEEHTVHPSDRPYEKVIQGHRHEVLAGYRALTDAVHAHDTPVLAQIGHNGPQGTGLYTRRPLWAPSAVPDPMFREVPHAIDTTEIGELVASFARVAERCRRGGFDGVEVQCSQSSLIRAFLAPSHNLRTDRYGGSLENRARFLTEVLAAVREALGPSLVLGVRLSGDDLVADGIGTEEAVLLAGMLDGGGRLDYLNTTVGTATSTLYQVEASMAAPRGYGLYVSDAIRRRVSLPVVGAGRLNDPAVAERALAEGRCDLVSVVRGQIADPEFAAKATGGREETIVPCLSCNQECIGRVGMNRTIACVVNPAAGRESVDLPVPRRRVRRRVLVVGAGVAGLQAAVDAAGRGHEVTVLEQAAQAGGQVRLAAGAPHRGELIDLVDSLERRCADSGVEIRFGTRADPDVVRQAGVDAVVVATGAEPGRPSWASGPHVVDVCHVLDGTARPRGEVLVVDESGFHPATSVAELLARQGCAVTVCTSAAVVGQDLGLTLDLERWTARVHDLGVETVTEVVPVQCRPGGRNRPAGSRQVVVLAHYPTGTRREYAVDWVVVAAAQQPVDALWKQLQGERFDVHRIGDAVAPRRIDSAIREGARIAALL
- a CDS encoding SRPBCC family protein; the encoded protein is MGSSPTGRTRDVGWEIGVSRSIPFAPDHVWALLADRPQVWLGDGARLPREVGEQWESGDGTVGELRSFRPGDRIRLTWKPVHWSHDSTVQVALTPSARGTTVRFHQERLASSAERVAQRDHWTAVVDRVVAALEPGDRS
- the mftE gene encoding mycofactocin biosynthesis peptidyl-dipeptidase MftE, with amino-acid sequence MSSAGEGPARAADAPRASVLADSTWPDVEPGATTVIVPVGSLEQHGPHLPLDTDTVVATAVARELPGMLAPPVAYGASGEHEAFPGTVSWGTEALTVVLVEYGRSVCRWARRVLWVNGHGGNGPALVAATTLLRHEGRDVAWFPCAIPGADAHAGRTETSLLLHLSPERVRLARAEPGNCTPMTELLPVLRERGVAPVAPNGVLGDPTGASADEGRRLLAAVVGRAAAAVEAWDPGPDGRLRY
- a CDS encoding NADPH:quinone oxidoreductase family protein; amino-acid sequence: MQAWRVDRLGEPRSVLELVDVEEPVAGPGQIVVDVLAAPANFPDVLLCRGEYQVKPPLPFTPGVELCGRVVALGEGVDTVGIGERVIGSPNLPLGAFAERTVMQASNAFPAPAALADAEASALFIGYQTGWFALHRRTTLRAGETLLVHAAAGGVGSAAVQLGKAAGATVIGVVGGAQKAEYCRNLGADLVIDRHVDDFVPIVKEFTGGRGVDVVYDPVGGEAYEKSTKCIAFEGRILVIGFAGGTIPRPGLNHALIKNYSIIGLHWGLYQHHDAAAIRLCHDELTALAESGAIAPLIGERLPFAQVPEGLGRLGDGSTVGRVVFEP
- the mftF gene encoding mycofactocin biosynthesis glycosyltransferase MftF (Members of this protein family, MftF, are glycosyltransferases, members of PF00535 (glycosyl transferase family 2). The encoding gene is found as part of the mycofactocin cassette, in Mycobacterium tuberculosis, many other Actinobacteria, and occasional members of other lineages. Mycofactocin itself, a putative redox carrier, is a heavily modified derivative of the C-terminal Val-Tyr dipeptide of the mycofactocin precursor MftA (TIGR03969).), encoding MHQARLPDGFGIRIDPKVRTYSGGRVLIGGSPTRMLKLAPTAAAMIGDGYLEVVDPQSAVVARRLLDSGVANPRPMCTPSPRDVTVVVPVHDNPAGLRRLLAAVRACDVVVVDDGSHEPVALPEDLPGPGRVTVLRHETARGPAAARNTGLATVTTPFVAFLDSDVLPRTGWIEVMLGHFSDPAVALVAPRIVALEPDVGTLARYEHARSSLDLGRKESAVSPGGPVSYVPSAAMIARREVLQDNGGFDESMQVAEDVDLCWRLRDGGWRLRYEPVAQVAHDHRVTFAEWFTRKLFYGTGAAPLAARHSGMVPPVSMSPWTLFAWLAAATCTKLGLLAAMATFVVTVLRMRTMFTGLDQPTRIAAVLAARGFVGGAWQLASALCRHYWPVTLLAVLLSRRIRRIAVAIAVAEGVADWATHREPGGLGPVRHTIFKRLDDVAYGTGLWRGAVDARDFEALKPRLKS
- the mftG gene encoding mycofactocin dehydrogenase MftG, which translates into the protein MAAHAAGAAVEFADVVVVGAGSAGCVVAARLSEDPSRTVLVLEAGPAAFDDTRVLDPTRMPVGPGSDLAIDYPVELMSDTRGSVSRGRVVGGSGAVNGAYFVRAPDADFARWPASWSADEVLPWFRFLEHDRDFTGPRHGADGPVPVERRDAERFDGVGAAFADVALAAGFGWIADLNDGGDAGVGPVPLNVASGRRASTAHTHLRPALGRTGLTLRPRALVHRIAFEGNKVRGVVWSEGAGERLVLTNRVVLAAGAVETPALLQRSGVGPVNVLVRQGIPVVADSPNVGRDFTDHPEMLVPFMFPDGRDATDVSAPVVEVVLNVGDCEIRPYTAPFGDLVPGSGVSEWQLGVGLMRADSVGAVEIVSADPSARPSVRYGYLRSGRDRDALGEGMTVAREILSTKQFGGGRPGGGHVASPAARLSTAAHLCGSCRMGTDADSVVDERGRVRGVDGVFVADSSVIPVVPTRGPHATVVMVAERIAAFLAAPAGADTVHL